From a region of the Latilactobacillus sakei genome:
- the rpmG gene encoding 50S ribosomal protein L33 — MRVHITMECTECHERSYLSNKNKRNNPDRLELKKYCPRERKVTLHRETK, encoded by the coding sequence ATGCGTGTTCACATTACAATGGAATGTACAGAATGTCACGAACGTAGTTACTTATCAAACAAAAATAAACGTAACAATCCAGATCGCTTGGAATTAAAGAAATATTGCCCACGCGAACGCAAAGTAACTTTACACCGCGAAACTAAATAG
- a CDS encoding cell division protein FtsI, with translation MSVKIMKKKTKRNRERSHIPFRLNFLFFIVFVLFAALIIQLGRLQVLNGASYQAMVNSTDKKIVTGNVPRGMVLDAKGRVLVGNSAKSAITYTKNMNVLADKMYAEANQLTKYLTIDKLDTLTERDQIDYYLSNPKNLKKWNARLPKSKKVAADGSKIPDKTVYQSTIDLVEKSFTGLSDKQKQAAAIFKIMSGAYQLSTVYIKNDNVTDKEIAEISEHLTSLPGINVGTDWERSYPNGDSMRSIIGHVSTEEQGLPEDGINSLLAQGYSRNDRVGTSYLEKQYESILHGSKSQTQVEVGNNNQILSSKVLFKGQKGSNLNLTIDQAYQTKVEAALKKIYAKAVAAGATTYSDGAYAVAMNPKTGAILAMAGEQNDRTTKQASDDALGVINRTFVMGSAVKGATVMGGMMDGVISPSNNTLPDTPIYLPGTPVKKSVYPVGTFGALSAQSALEVSSNIYMMQLALREGKAKYVPHQEIQISPDIFTKMRGYFNQFGLGQKTGIDLPGEAKGIEGPTLTAEGNTASGSALDLSYGNYDAYTLIQLAQYISTIANGGNRMKPYLVDSIQQTGTDGNLGKLESKTSPTVLNTINAPKSYFNVVKEGMYNVVNGTNAWGTAHTLKDIKPTFGAKTGTAQSFAREDPNDSTSKQVETVTSSLVGFAPYNDPQVAIAIVFPNLTSDEGHYNTLLAREMITDYYKLNNISK, from the coding sequence TTGTCCGTGAAAATTATGAAGAAAAAAACCAAGAGAAATCGGGAGAGATCCCATATTCCATTCAGACTTAACTTCCTATTTTTTATCGTTTTTGTATTATTTGCAGCCTTAATTATTCAATTGGGACGCTTGCAAGTCTTAAACGGTGCGAGTTATCAGGCGATGGTCAATAGTACCGATAAAAAAATCGTGACCGGCAATGTCCCCCGTGGGATGGTTTTGGATGCCAAGGGGCGTGTGTTGGTCGGCAACAGTGCTAAATCAGCCATTACGTATACGAAGAATATGAACGTCTTGGCGGATAAAATGTATGCTGAGGCCAATCAGTTAACGAAATATCTAACCATCGATAAGTTAGATACGTTGACAGAACGTGATCAGATTGATTATTACCTCAGCAATCCGAAGAATCTTAAAAAATGGAATGCCCGCTTACCAAAATCTAAAAAAGTAGCGGCCGATGGTTCTAAGATTCCGGATAAGACAGTTTATCAATCAACAATTGATCTTGTTGAAAAGTCATTTACTGGCTTATCAGATAAGCAAAAACAAGCCGCAGCGATTTTTAAAATCATGAGTGGTGCTTATCAACTCTCAACAGTTTACATCAAGAATGACAATGTCACGGATAAAGAAATTGCTGAAATTAGTGAACATTTAACCAGCTTACCTGGGATTAATGTCGGGACCGATTGGGAACGCTCATATCCTAACGGTGATTCAATGCGCAGTATTATCGGGCATGTTTCAACAGAAGAACAAGGGTTGCCAGAAGATGGGATCAACTCGTTACTAGCCCAAGGTTATTCACGAAACGACCGGGTTGGGACTAGTTATTTAGAAAAGCAATACGAAAGTATTTTGCATGGCTCTAAATCACAAACCCAAGTGGAAGTTGGTAATAACAACCAAATTCTCTCAAGTAAAGTGCTCTTCAAAGGCCAAAAAGGGAGTAATTTAAACTTAACCATCGATCAAGCCTACCAGACAAAAGTGGAAGCAGCCTTGAAGAAAATTTACGCCAAAGCAGTCGCTGCTGGCGCAACGACATACTCTGATGGTGCTTATGCGGTTGCAATGAACCCTAAAACAGGGGCGATTTTAGCAATGGCTGGTGAACAAAACGACCGTACTACTAAGCAAGCTAGCGATGATGCACTAGGGGTTATCAATCGTACCTTCGTCATGGGGTCTGCTGTCAAAGGGGCCACAGTGATGGGCGGGATGATGGACGGTGTTATTTCACCAAGTAATAATACCTTGCCCGATACGCCAATTTATTTACCAGGGACTCCAGTTAAGAAATCTGTCTACCCAGTTGGCACCTTTGGGGCATTATCAGCACAATCAGCCTTAGAAGTTTCTTCCAATATTTATATGATGCAACTAGCATTACGTGAAGGGAAAGCGAAGTATGTACCACACCAAGAAATTCAAATTTCACCGGATATCTTTACGAAAATGCGCGGCTACTTTAATCAATTTGGTTTAGGCCAAAAAACGGGTATCGATTTACCAGGCGAAGCAAAAGGGATTGAAGGGCCAACTTTAACGGCTGAGGGTAATACAGCTTCTGGTTCCGCACTGGATTTATCCTACGGTAACTACGATGCCTATACCTTAATTCAATTGGCACAATATATTTCAACAATTGCTAACGGCGGTAACCGGATGAAACCTTATTTGGTGGATTCCATTCAACAAACAGGGACGGATGGAAATCTAGGCAAACTTGAATCTAAGACTAGTCCAACAGTCTTGAATACGATTAATGCACCAAAATCGTACTTTAACGTGGTTAAAGAAGGGATGTACAACGTTGTCAACGGGACTAATGCCTGGGGAACAGCGCATACCTTGAAGGATATCAAACCAACCTTTGGTGCTAAAACCGGGACCGCGCAATCATTTGCACGTGAAGATCCAAATGATTCAACCAGCAAGCAAGTAGAAACCGTCACATCAAGTCTGGTTGGGTTCGCCCCATATAACGATCCACAAGTGGCCATCGCGATTGTTTTCCCTAACTTGACATCCGATGAAGGGCACTACAATACCTTGTTGGCGCGTGAAATGATTACCGATTACTATAAATTAAATAATATTTCAAAATGA